The Citrifermentans bemidjiense Bem genome window below encodes:
- a CDS encoding multiheme c-type cytochrome, whose amino-acid sequence MLKRVLSVLVCLLTAGALYAWAATTWQLQTKLSTTGGTLKVRNNATQTTAGSVVYNNFTTSANVPVTVSANVGYKISALTKSGTAVPLGNYTTQYATTFNKANGTTQSLVAGFIARQYQVTASAIGPGSISATSVLVSYNNSAVLTATPTYTNCYLMEVTGGTVADTYGSPVSYPYGGPVKITVANVTAPRTVTATFMQAAVNAGVDQVAQTNQVVNLTGTLTGSGTLAWSFVSGPATVDTSAWNTLTPSFITVVPGTYVLQLAEMAGAKTLASDTVQITVTNSATAYMRTNCNGCHGSQGVYPSTAFSLWSTGSHKTAGIHCITCHTNSAMPTPVNTNTVNNSTFTIAYASAGTVGSNFCATCHPTSIVTAFSGSPHNANGLTCSTCHTGGGHRPDVADSVCNGCHRDSTGNVANHPFAIGANPCIACHNPHSTAGSAAGATPVHFNTMTAAGYPASYVTSRSNCSNCHADSSSNLAVRQQWARSAHAAVADAPWKGEDFKTKAGCVQCHTTTGFVAWSSAKITAAWGSAADKTKEVLSCVGCHSDISNGILRSVTPVRPYAEDPGYQNPNLGKSNICLGCHSGTNNGQSIAVRRDNFADFGNLNFIDPHFMAVGGTSYAKGGYHFPGRSYSGESTHTRLGLSDASGPCVACHKNASNGHTFVTGALPVCAGCHGSSLSEAGLAAERAALLNGLEILKAQLAAKGFGTTSPTAGFSTTNWGSGENGANTMGAAFNYVLLASEPGAYAHNPRYAQQLLLDSLDYLDNAQLDNSVATLAIPNLVASGAISQAMADSFASYQVKDSCTTCHGGSADSAKPMATGGHSAHVTLAYGPGNYFGNGVTVCQNCHSFDPATHLNGSVDLINGAGSACVGCHPGGLPSWSGSRLPCTSCHAAQPSVLPNGVAAPYQANFDSTGHGRYAASSRCTDCHDQNSRHISGSLGSYTRLSISGNALCASCHNDAALVRPAFLNMSSHFTAKGSGQTMGCVACHDTHGSANRSMIRSMINGVAITFTNSTTGLVDLGTNLGLCQVCHTVTAHFRNGVPETGHPTTGCLNCHRHNAAGGAFKPFGTCDACHGYPPLPKRAGLSFGTMNNWSGARFESYSGGGGAHLTHVAKTAKASEGWNNCTPCHSGGAASHLMVLPIKDHQSNVTVAVDTQYSFTAGSVPLYDSGKSCSNVSCHAVKAGSFSYYSGSDDYGLTTVNYGGAQRTPAWNATGQQCAACHGNPPADGRVWHGGTHGNQGPTSSLNQCQLCHPDVSSVNGHGTTITNPTQHRNGTLNVQGAFKSTCFGCH is encoded by the coding sequence ATGTTGAAGAGAGTACTATCTGTTCTCGTCTGCTTGCTGACGGCGGGGGCTCTGTATGCTTGGGCCGCTACCACATGGCAGTTGCAGACGAAGCTGAGTACCACGGGTGGAACGCTCAAGGTACGCAACAATGCCACCCAGACCACTGCCGGCAGTGTCGTGTACAACAACTTCACCACCAGCGCCAACGTGCCGGTGACGGTCTCGGCGAATGTGGGATACAAGATCTCCGCCCTGACCAAGAGCGGCACTGCGGTGCCTCTCGGCAACTACACCACCCAGTATGCGACGACCTTCAACAAGGCAAACGGCACCACGCAATCCCTGGTTGCTGGTTTCATCGCGAGGCAGTACCAGGTAACCGCCTCGGCCATAGGGCCCGGCAGCATCTCTGCCACTTCCGTACTGGTCTCCTATAACAACTCGGCTGTTCTGACGGCAACGCCAACCTATACCAACTGCTACCTCATGGAGGTGACCGGCGGCACCGTGGCCGATACCTACGGAAGTCCTGTCAGCTACCCCTACGGTGGTCCCGTCAAGATCACCGTCGCCAACGTCACCGCGCCGCGAACGGTGACAGCAACGTTCATGCAGGCCGCCGTCAATGCCGGCGTGGACCAGGTAGCGCAGACCAACCAGGTGGTCAACCTGACCGGTACCCTCACCGGAAGCGGCACCCTCGCCTGGAGCTTTGTGAGCGGTCCCGCCACCGTCGACACAAGCGCCTGGAACACCCTGACCCCCTCCTTCATCACCGTCGTTCCGGGTACCTACGTTCTGCAACTGGCGGAGATGGCGGGAGCCAAGACGCTTGCCTCCGACACGGTACAGATCACCGTCACCAACTCGGCAACCGCCTACATGCGCACCAATTGCAACGGCTGCCACGGCTCGCAGGGGGTGTACCCTTCCACGGCGTTCTCTTTGTGGTCGACCGGATCGCACAAGACGGCCGGGATACACTGCATAACCTGTCACACCAATTCGGCGATGCCGACGCCGGTCAACACCAACACGGTGAACAATTCCACGTTCACGATCGCCTACGCAAGTGCCGGGACCGTCGGATCCAATTTTTGCGCCACCTGCCACCCGACCTCGATCGTCACGGCATTTTCCGGCTCGCCCCACAATGCCAACGGCCTGACCTGCTCGACCTGCCACACGGGGGGCGGCCACCGGCCTGACGTCGCCGACAGCGTCTGCAACGGCTGCCACCGCGACTCCACTGGCAACGTCGCCAACCACCCGTTTGCCATCGGCGCCAATCCCTGCATCGCCTGCCATAACCCGCACAGTACCGCAGGAAGTGCCGCAGGGGCGACCCCCGTGCACTTCAACACCATGACCGCCGCCGGCTACCCGGCCTCCTACGTGACCTCGCGATCCAACTGCTCCAACTGCCATGCCGACAGCAGCTCAAATCTCGCGGTGCGTCAGCAGTGGGCGCGCTCGGCACACGCCGCAGTCGCTGATGCTCCCTGGAAAGGGGAGGACTTCAAGACCAAGGCGGGCTGCGTGCAGTGCCACACCACAACCGGCTTTGTGGCCTGGTCCAGCGCCAAGATTACCGCAGCCTGGGGAAGCGCGGCCGACAAGACCAAGGAGGTGCTGAGCTGTGTCGGCTGCCACAGCGACATCAGCAACGGGATCCTGCGCTCGGTCACTCCGGTGCGCCCCTACGCCGAGGACCCCGGTTACCAGAACCCGAACCTCGGCAAGTCGAACATCTGCCTTGGCTGCCACAGCGGCACCAACAACGGGCAGAGCATCGCGGTCCGGCGCGATAACTTCGCCGATTTCGGCAACCTCAACTTCATCGATCCGCACTTCATGGCGGTGGGCGGCACCAGCTACGCCAAGGGTGGGTACCACTTCCCGGGGCGCAGCTACAGCGGCGAGTCTACCCACACCAGGCTCGGCCTAAGCGACGCGAGCGGCCCCTGTGTCGCCTGCCACAAAAACGCCAGCAACGGCCACACCTTCGTCACCGGGGCGCTGCCGGTCTGCGCCGGCTGCCACGGTAGCTCCCTTAGCGAGGCGGGGCTTGCCGCTGAGCGCGCCGCCCTCCTGAACGGGCTGGAGATCCTCAAGGCGCAGCTCGCCGCCAAAGGCTTCGGTACGACCTCCCCGACTGCCGGTTTCAGCACCACCAACTGGGGCTCCGGAGAGAACGGGGCCAACACCATGGGGGCCGCCTTCAACTACGTGCTCCTGGCCAGCGAGCCAGGGGCCTACGCCCACAACCCGAGATATGCGCAGCAACTGCTGCTCGACTCCCTCGATTACCTCGACAACGCCCAGCTGGACAACTCGGTAGCAACCCTGGCGATCCCCAATCTCGTCGCCTCGGGTGCCATCAGCCAGGCCATGGCGGACAGCTTCGCCAGCTACCAGGTGAAAGACAGCTGCACCACCTGCCACGGCGGCAGCGCGGACAGCGCGAAGCCGATGGCCACCGGTGGGCACAGCGCCCACGTAACCCTCGCCTATGGCCCGGGGAACTACTTCGGTAACGGGGTGACTGTCTGCCAGAACTGCCACAGCTTCGATCCTGCCACCCACTTAAACGGCTCGGTGGATCTCATCAACGGCGCGGGTTCCGCCTGCGTCGGCTGCCATCCGGGCGGCCTCCCCTCCTGGAGCGGCAGCCGGTTGCCCTGCACCTCCTGCCACGCGGCGCAGCCGTCGGTACTGCCGAACGGGGTAGCCGCACCGTACCAGGCGAACTTCGACAGCACCGGTCATGGCCGCTACGCCGCAAGCAGCAGGTGTACCGACTGCCACGATCAAAACAGCCGGCACATCTCCGGGTCGCTCGGTTCCTACACCCGCCTGTCCATTTCCGGAAATGCCCTGTGTGCCTCCTGCCACAACGACGCGGCTCTGGTTCGCCCGGCATTCCTCAACATGAGTAGCCACTTCACCGCCAAAGGGAGCGGCCAGACCATGGGGTGCGTCGCCTGCCACGACACCCACGGCAGCGCCAACCGTTCCATGATCAGATCCATGATCAATGGCGTCGCCATCACCTTTACCAACAGCACCACGGGGCTGGTCGACCTGGGGACCAACCTCGGGCTTTGCCAGGTTTGCCACACCGTGACCGCCCACTTCCGCAATGGGGTTCCGGAGACCGGCCACCCGACCACCGGCTGCCTGAACTGCCATCGGCATAACGCTGCCGGAGGTGCCTTCAAACCCTTTGGCACCTGCGACGCCTGCCACGGCTATCCGCCACTGCCCAAGCGCGCCGGTCTTAGCTTCGGCACTATGAACAACTGGTCCGGGGCACGCTTCGAGTCCTACTCGGGCGGCGGCGGAGCGCACCTGACGCACGTGGCGAAGACGGCCAAGGCTTCGGAGGGGTGGAACAACTGCACGCCGTGCCACAGCGGCGGGGCGGCCAGCCACCTCATGGTGCTCCCCATCAAGGACCACCAGTCGAACGTGACTGTTGCCGTCGATACCCAGTACAGCTTCACTGCGGGTTCTGTGCCGCTGTACGATTCCGGGAAGAGCTGCTCGAACGTATCCTGCCACGCTGTGAAGGCCGGCAGCTTCAGCTACTACTCGGGAAGCGATGACTACGGTTTGACCACGGTGAACTACGGTGGTGCGCAGCGGACCCCGGCCTGGAACGCGACCGGTCAGCAATGTGCGGCCTGCCACGGCAATCCGCCTGCGGACGGCAGGGTATGGCACGGCGGGACCCACGGCAACCAGGGTCCGACCTCGAGCCTGAACCAGTGCCAGTTGTGCCACCCCGACGTGAGCAGCGTGAACGGCCATGGGACGACGATCACCAACCCGACGCAGCACAGAAACGGCACGCTCAACGTTCAGGGGGCCTTCAAGTCGACCTGCTTCGGGTGCCACTAG
- the tsaA gene encoding tRNA (N6-threonylcarbamoyladenosine(37)-N6)-methyltransferase TrmO produces MFQDVDFTYRPIGLLRSPYSRRIDAPHQSTITEGTHTGELAVATLELQEWLDEETIRDLSGFDRLWLIFAFHLSEGWRSSVKPPRGGPRRGVLATRSPHRPNSIGLSAVSLVKVEGKTLHLRDVDLLDGTPVLDIKPYVPYADAFPDSKAGWIDELDEKVGRYYAPGPRKPR; encoded by the coding sequence ATGTTCCAAGACGTAGATTTCACGTACCGCCCCATAGGCCTTTTGCGTTCTCCCTATTCCCGCCGCATCGACGCCCCGCACCAAAGCACGATTACCGAAGGGACCCACACCGGCGAACTTGCCGTCGCCACCCTGGAACTCCAGGAATGGCTTGACGAAGAAACCATCCGGGACCTGAGCGGCTTTGACAGGCTCTGGCTCATCTTCGCCTTTCATCTGAGCGAGGGGTGGCGAAGCTCTGTGAAACCTCCGCGCGGAGGGCCAAGACGCGGGGTTCTGGCAACCCGCTCGCCGCATCGCCCCAATTCCATAGGGCTCTCGGCGGTGAGTCTGGTGAAGGTCGAGGGAAAGACTTTGCACCTGCGCGACGTCGACCTCCTAGACGGCACGCCTGTGCTGGATATCAAACCGTACGTCCCCTACGCCGACGCCTTTCCCGACTCGAAAGCAGGTTGGATTGACGAACTGGATGAAAAGGTAGGACGGTATTACGCACCGGGTCCGCGAAAGCCGCGGTAA
- a CDS encoding DMT family transporter — protein sequence MQSINAARAESRRGLLLIMLAAVLWGTVGISTKTIYHLASTNPLSIGFFRLVFSLPVLFSICWARQGKEMLHVSRGDLGLMTLIGLMTALYQVCYFGAVARTGVAVATVVTLCTAPVMVAVITVAFTRKRPSRSTLVALVGALSGTAVLVLFQDRGLAPQGACPLRLTGADTGGIALAMVSAFSYGLVTLISQKLAAHRDPFQSLAISFSVGAAVLFGFAKDMVMTYTPLAWVLLVYLGTIPTALAYVLFFKGMRSTSATAASISTLLEPMVATMLAWFLFGERFTPVGFLGIALLGGSLLLLYLGATAPMRKAGRATVRAEVLR from the coding sequence ATGCAGTCCATAAACGCTGCCCGGGCCGAGTCGCGCCGCGGGCTACTTCTGATTATGCTTGCCGCAGTCCTGTGGGGCACTGTCGGCATTTCCACCAAAACCATTTATCACCTGGCCTCGACCAATCCCCTGTCGATCGGATTCTTCCGGCTCGTATTTTCCCTCCCTGTGTTGTTCTCGATCTGCTGGGCCAGGCAGGGTAAAGAGATGCTCCACGTTTCCCGCGGCGACCTGGGGCTGATGACGCTGATCGGGCTTATGACCGCGCTGTACCAGGTCTGCTACTTCGGCGCCGTTGCGCGTACCGGGGTAGCGGTCGCGACAGTGGTTACTCTTTGCACGGCGCCGGTCATGGTCGCCGTCATCACCGTCGCATTCACCAGGAAGAGACCTAGCAGGTCGACGCTGGTAGCCCTTGTAGGTGCTCTATCCGGCACGGCTGTCCTGGTTCTGTTCCAGGACAGGGGACTGGCTCCGCAAGGTGCCTGTCCCCTTAGGCTAACCGGAGCGGACACCGGTGGCATTGCGCTGGCCATGGTATCCGCCTTCAGCTATGGGCTGGTCACCCTTATCTCACAGAAACTGGCCGCGCACCGCGACCCTTTTCAGTCCCTCGCCATCAGCTTCAGCGTGGGTGCCGCCGTGCTCTTCGGTTTCGCAAAAGACATGGTAATGACCTACACCCCTCTAGCCTGGGTGTTGCTCGTCTACCTAGGCACGATACCGACAGCTCTCGCCTACGTTCTCTTCTTCAAAGGAATGCGTTCCACTTCGGCAACGGCAGCCAGCATCAGCACCCTTCTAGAGCCTATGGTGGCGACTATGCTGGCCTGGTTCCTCTTCGGTGAGCGTTTCACCCCCGTGGGGTTTCTGGGGATCGCCTTACTGGGGGGATCACTGCTGCTGTTGTATCTGGGTGCCACGGCACCCATGCGAAAGGCGGGGAGGGCGACGGTCAGAGCGGAGGTCTTGAGATAG
- the rlmB gene encoding 23S rRNA (guanosine(2251)-2'-O)-methyltransferase RlmB has protein sequence MSKEEIIYGLNPVMEALRGSREIHELFVAGTSADKRLEKLLKLAAERKIPVRQREKGDLNRLCGTEHHQGVALKVEPFPYADLDDVLEGLQGTRDGLILVLDSVQDPHNLGALIRSAACAGANAVVIPKDRAAGVTAVAEKSSAGATETISVAQVTNISQALESLKKAGFWIYGADGSARHTLYQQDFTGPVALVIGGEGEGIRPLVRKGCDAVVSIPLQGGVNSLNASVAGGIFLFEVVRQRVSVKK, from the coding sequence ATGTCAAAAGAAGAAATCATCTACGGCCTGAATCCGGTAATGGAAGCACTGCGCGGCTCGCGCGAGATCCACGAGCTTTTCGTAGCCGGCACCAGCGCAGACAAGCGCCTGGAGAAGCTCCTCAAGCTCGCCGCCGAGCGTAAGATCCCTGTGCGTCAGCGTGAGAAGGGCGACCTCAACCGTCTGTGCGGCACCGAGCACCATCAAGGCGTGGCCCTCAAGGTGGAGCCCTTTCCCTACGCCGATCTGGACGACGTACTGGAGGGACTGCAGGGTACCCGCGACGGTCTCATTCTGGTTCTCGACAGCGTGCAGGACCCGCACAACCTCGGTGCCCTCATCCGCAGCGCTGCCTGCGCGGGAGCAAACGCCGTCGTCATCCCCAAAGACCGTGCAGCAGGAGTAACGGCAGTAGCCGAGAAGTCTTCAGCCGGCGCCACCGAGACCATCTCCGTCGCGCAGGTAACCAACATCTCCCAGGCGCTGGAGAGTCTGAAGAAAGCAGGCTTCTGGATCTACGGAGCCGACGGCTCCGCGAGGCACACCCTCTACCAGCAGGACTTCACTGGACCGGTAGCACTCGTAATAGGTGGGGAAGGGGAGGGTATCCGTCCGCTGGTCCGAAAAGGATGCGATGCGGTCGTGAGCATTCCGCTGCAGGGAGGCGTGAACTCGTTAAATGCCTCCGTAGCCGGAGGAATCTTCCTGTTCGAGGTCGTGCGGCAGAGGGTTTCTGTGAAGAAGTAA